From one Plectropomus leopardus isolate mb chromosome 8, YSFRI_Pleo_2.0, whole genome shotgun sequence genomic stretch:
- the LOC121947360 gene encoding leucine-rich repeat-containing G-protein coupled receptor 6, which produces MLPVLLLFCVAGGVWGSAPGVWRYGRIQDRQGPTAPLCPSLCQCEEDGIFVMVDCSELGLSSVPNNLSPLTTYLDLSMNNISEIQPRAFHRLHLLSELRISGNQLRYISGHALQGLHNLKVLMLQNNQLERLPDDAPWDLPNLLSLRLDANLLSEVPSGAFRGVRTLRHLWLDDNSLTEIPVMALDSLPSLQAMTLALNQITHIPDYAFTNLSALVVLHLHNNQIQSMGARCFEGLHSLETLDLNYNDLQEFPVAIRTLSKLQELGFHNNNIKAIPERAFVGNPQLQTIHFYENPIQFVGKSAFQFLPKLHTLSLNGATQIREFPDLKGTTSLEILTLTRAGLSALPLDLCEQLPRLRVLELSYNQIEDLPSFYHCSALQEIGLQHNKIRRIESSTFQQLTSLRALDLSWNTIEWIHLDAFASLHSLIKLDLTENRLSSVPVAGLGGLTHLKLRGNTELYEAFSPDYFPRMRVIEMPYAYQCCVYGSCDSYKPAGQWDTEQSNTDEDLHKRTVPMYPIHADTHYDPDLEEFQLEIEESKLQTSVQCTPTPGPFRPCDSLLGSWLVRVGLWSITLVSLLGNSLLLLSLFGSPGYLSPLRFTVACMGASNLLTGVCTCTLALVDALTLGEFGHHGARWEGGPGCQATGWVWVFASEASVLLLTLAAVQCGVSVTCARAYGKSPSLGSVRTCALFCLTLSLTLASLPLVGVGEYGSSPFCLPSPLPPPSSRLPSSLGFPLALIMMNTLCLLIVTGSYIRLYWELLRGECEGLWDCAMIKHVAWLIFTNGLLYVPVAFLSLCSLLGLLSLGEEVLKSVLLLLQPLPACLNPLLFLLFTRDHAQFFFWPHPKARPQLRRDRTLDSLVSVETEKSSCSDSSTQVSLSDALYSGGPSHQPRLDPIRFSHCSSTSSVPLIPCQIPTARDRDRVTDGEGSLSDDECLKSLDQDVIHNTCPLYHSTITPSVTSHP; this is translated from the exons GGATCTGAGCATGAACAACATCAGTGAGATCCAGCCCAGAGCCTTCCACCGACTGCACCTGTTATCAGAACT CCGTATCTCAGGGAATCAGCTGAGGTATATCTCGGGCCACGCTCTCCAGGGTCTCCACAACCTCAAAGTTCT GATGCTGCAAAACAACCAGCTGGAGAGACTTCCTGATGATGCTCCATGGGACCTACCCAACCTACTGTCCCT GCGTCTTGATGCAAACCTGTTGTCTGAGGTTCCGTCTGGGGCCTTCAGAGGGGTTCGCACCCTGAGACACCTGTGGCTGGACGACAACTCCCTGACAGAGATCCCAGTGATGGCGTTGGACTCTCTGCCGTCCCTGCAGGCCATGACGCTGGCCCTCAACCAGATCACACACATCCCAGATTATGCGTTCACTAACCTCTCCGCCCTTGTCGTACT GCATCTCCATAACAACCAGATCCAGAGCATGGGCGCGAGATGTTTTGAAGGTTTACACAGTCTGGAGACACT ggaTTTAAACTACAATGATCTGCAGGAGTTCCCTGTGGCCATCAGGACACTGAGTAAGCTTCAGGAACT gGGCTTCCATAACAACAATATCAAAGCCATCCCCGAGAGGGCTTTCGTGGGAAACCCTCAGCTCCAAACCAT TCATTTCTATGAAAACCCCATCCAGTTTGTGGGAAAATCCGCTTTCCAGTTCTTACCTAAGCTGCACACACT CTCCCTTAACGGGGCAACCCAGATTCGAGAGTTTCCCGATCTGAAAGGAACCACCAGCCTGGAAATTTT GACGCTGACTCGGGCCGGTCTCTCGGCTCTCCCTCTGGATCTATGTGAGCAGCTGCCTCGCCTCAGAGTGct GGAGCTGTCTTACAACCAGATCGAGGATCTGCCCAGCTTTTACCACTGCTCCGCACTGCAAGAGAT AGggctacagcacaacaaaatcAGACGCATAGAGTCAAGCACCTTCCAGCAGCTCACCTCTCTAAGAGCACT TGATCTGAGCTGGAACACGATCGAGTGGATCCACCTGGATGCATTTGCCTCACTTCACTCTTTGATCAAACT GGACCTGACTGAGAACCGGCTCAGCTCAGTACCTGTTGCAGGTTTGGGGGGTCTCACCCATCTCAAGCTGAGAGGCAACACAGAGCTATATGAGGCCTTCAGCCCTGATTACTTCCCCCGTATGAG GGTAATAGAGATGCCTTATGCCTACCAGTGCTGTGTGTATGGTTCCTGTGATAGCTACAAGCCAGCCGGCCAGTGGGACACAGAGCAGAGCAACACTGATGAAGACTTACACAAGAGGACTGTACCCATGTACCCTATCCACGCTGACACACACT ATGACCCTGACCTGGAGGAGTTCCAACTAGAAATAGAGGAATCCAAACTACAGACCAGTGTCCAGTGCACACCCACTCCAG gtccTTTCCGTCCCTGCGATTCACTGTTGGGCAGTTGGCTGGTTCGTGTGGGCTTGTGGTCCATCACCTTGGTGTCTCTACTGGGGAACTCCCTCCTGCTCTTGTCCCTCTTCGGCTCACCCGGCTACCTGTCGCCGCTCCGCTTCACAGTGGCCTGCATGGGTGCTTCCAACCTGCTGACCGGTGTGTGCACATGTACCCTGGCCCTTGTGGATGCTCTAACCCTGGGAGAGTTTGGTCACCACGGTGCCCGCTGGGAGGGTGGTCCTGGTTGTCAGGCCACAGGTTGGGTGTGGGTGTTTGCGTCCGAGGCTAGTGTGTTGCTGCTGACTCTGGCAGCTGTGCAGTGTGGCGTGAGCGTGACATGTGCCCGTGCCTATGGGAAGTCCCCTTCCCTTGGGAGTGTGCGCACATGTGCACTTTTCTGCCTCACGCTCTCCCTCACCCTTGCTTCTCTTCCACTGGTGGGAGTTGGGGAGTACGGGTCCTCACCTTTCTGCCTTCCCTCACCCCTGCCACCGCCATCCTCTAGACTGCCATCCTCCCTGGGCTTTCCGTTGGCACTCATCATGATGAACACTCTGTGCTTACTGATAGTCACGGGGTCATACATCCGCCTGTACTGGGAGTTACTCAGAGGAGAGTGCGAGGGCCTGTGGGACTGCGCTATGATTAAACATGTTGCCTGGCTAATATTCACCAATGGCCTGCTCTATGTACCAGTAGCTTTCCTCTCGCTCTGCTCCCTCCTGGGTCTCCTCTCTCTGGGGGAGGAGGTGTTAAAATCAGTTCTCTTGCTTCTCCAGCCCTTGCCTGCCTGCCTCAaccccctcctctttctccttttcacaCGAGACCATGCTCAGTTCTTCTTCTGGCCTCATCCCAAAGCGCGTCCACAGCTACGCAGGGACCGCACCCTGGACTCGCTGGTTTCTGTGGAAACAGAGAAGAGCTCCTGCTCCGACTCATCCACACAGGTGTCACTCTCTGATGCCCTCTACAGTGGGGGGCCCTCTCATCAACCCCGACTGGACCCAATCAGGTTTTCCCACTGCTCCTCTACTTCCTCGGTTCCTCTCATCCCTTGCCAGATACCCACagccagagacagagacagagtgacagacGGAGAAGGGAGCCTGAGCGACGATGAATGTCTGAAGAGTTTGGATCAAGATGTGATTCATAACACTTGCCCTCTGTATCACTCTACCATTACTCCATCTGTCACCTCTCATCCATGA
- the ube2t gene encoding ubiquitin-conjugating enzyme E2 T yields the protein MQRASRLKRELQMLSTEPPPGITCWQTEDRIDDLRAQIVGGTGTPYEGGLFSLEIKIPERYPFEPPKMRFLTPIYHPNIDNSGRICHDALKLPPKGAWKPSLNISTVLTSIQLLMAEPNPDDPLMADISSEFKYNKQLFTEKAKKWTEEHAIQKNLGVVQGNKENTPDPKVSSRKREAFSAMQEAEEPAKKTCA from the exons ATGCAGAGAGCTTCCCGTTTGAAGCGTGAACTTCAGATGCTGAGCACCGAGCCACCTCCTGGGATTACATGCTGGCAGACTGAGGACAGGATAGACGACCTCCGGGCAC AGATAGTGGGTGGAACAGGGACCCCATATGAAGGTGGACTCTTCTCCTTGGAGATCAAGATCCCTGAGAG GTACCCATTTGAGCCTCCCAAGATGCGATTCTTGACCCCTATCTACCACCCAAACATCGACAATTCAGGACGCATCTGCCATGATGCCCTCAAACTCCCACCAAAG gGTGCCTGGAAGCCATCCTTAAACATCTCTACAGTCCTCACCTCCATTCAGCTGCTCATGGCTGAGCCCAATCCAGACGACCCACTCATGGCGGATATA tcatCAGAGTTCAAATACAACAAACAGCTGTTCACGGAGAAGGCCAAAAAGTGGACAGAAGAACACGCTATTCAGAAGAACTTG GGAGTGGTGCAGGGCAACAAAGAAAATACTCCGGATCCGAAAGTTTCATCCCGCAAAAGAGAGGCTTTCAGCGCAATGCAGGAGGCAGAAGAGCCAGCAAAGAAAACCTGTGCCTAG
- the zgc:194242 gene encoding uncharacterized methyltransferase YdaC, which yields MWAEKVGKQLGHPTRSVGGWLISKFLKARNRVLEENAVQLLGIKPEDTVLELGHGPGLGLQTAAKLLTKPTGRLIGVDYSTYMHQMASERLKELVASGKVTLYHCDVAAMPLEDNSVDKVFHCNCYYFWPDLQKGATEIHRVMKPGGLMVATLRLSNVAAVAAKQLIPGENWRPEAYMTALTDSGFTDVRMEDKQLKYVSFQAIYATASK from the exons ATGTGGGCTGAAAAAGTGGGGAAACAGCTGGGCCACCCAACTCGATCAGTGGGAGGATGGCTGATCAGTAAGTTTCTCAAAGCGCGCAACCGGGTCCTTGAGGAGAATGCTGTGCAACTGCTCGGGATCAAACCTGAAGACACTGTGTTGGAGCTGGGTCACGGCCCGGGTCTGGGTCTGCAGACAGCAGCCAAACTGCTCACAAAGCCCACAGGCCGCCTCATAGGGGTCGATTATTCTACGTACATGCATCAG atGGCAAGTGAGCGATTGAAGGAACTCGTGGCCAGTGGGAAAGTGACGCTGTACCACTGTGATGTAGCAGCGATGCCTCTGGAAGACAACTCTGTGGATAAAGTCTTTCATTGTAACTGTTACTACTTCTGGCCTGACCTCCAGAAGGGAGCCACAGAGATACACCGTGTAATGAAACCAG GAGGTCTAATGGTAGCCACACTGAGGCTGTCGAATGTGGCTGCTGTGGCAGCAAAACAACTGATACCAGGGGAAAACTGGCGCCCGGAGGCCTACATGACAGCTCTGACAGACTCTGGCTTCACTGACGTCAGAATGGAagacaaacagctgaaatatgtttcttttcaaGCTATCTATGCTACTGCCTCAAAATGA